A window of the Streptomyces sp. NBC_00250 genome harbors these coding sequences:
- the nirD gene encoding nitrite reductase small subunit NirD translates to MTTLTTTTLTTTLEISPSPDSWVAVCEEARLTPGRGVAALLPDGRQVAVFRDRSGRVYAIDNRDPFSGAQVLSRGLVGSADGRPFVASPLLKQRFDLETGRCLDDDEVTVTVFPVRLN, encoded by the coding sequence ATGACGACCCTCACGACCACGACTCTCACGACGACGCTCGAAATCTCCCCCTCCCCCGACTCCTGGGTGGCGGTCTGCGAGGAGGCCCGGCTGACCCCGGGCCGGGGCGTGGCGGCACTGCTGCCGGACGGCCGGCAGGTGGCGGTCTTCCGGGACCGGTCGGGCCGCGTGTACGCGATCGACAACCGCGACCCGTTCTCGGGGGCGCAGGTGCTCTCCCGGGGGCTGGTCGGATCGGCGGACGGGCGGCCGTTCGTGGCCTCGCCGCTCCTGAAGCAGCGCTTCGACCTGGAGACGGGCCGGTGCCTGGACGACGACGAGGTGACGGTGACGGTGTTCCCGGTACGCCTGAACTAA
- a CDS encoding MFS transporter, with product MTEAVAERPAETGPPSRRGFALLGAVQMTLIFTLASLAVPLPRIGAEFRLDRPQLILLSAAYGLTFAGLLLFGGRLADRFGGRRILTTGLLLFGAASALAPLTTGYETLLATRFGQGVGAALVAPAAMALLRSLFPEPAAYGRAMATWGGLSVLGATAGNLLSGVIAGATSWRGTFAVPVAVTLVALLLAPRVLPGAEPGRPTGKATKSRSLDLPGALLATAGITLASYGLVLTDAHPWGSAPVLAPLLAGLVLLAAFGAVERRTADPLLPPDFLRDGRRALGLAAIGLTAAGTATVFVLLSLSFQQQRGWNAPAASAAFAPFAVALLGSGRLAGPLIGRYGPRRVTAAGLATAAAGLGLLAATGFDTSVPYAYGLLPGLLLLPAGGALSFAAAAVLATEGVPAHRAGLAGGVLNTAMELGPTVVFAALLTLGGDAVSLAAAAVLFAALAATTIRTEQAR from the coding sequence GTGACAGAGGCGGTCGCCGAACGACCGGCGGAGACGGGGCCACCGTCCCGGCGCGGCTTCGCGCTCCTCGGGGCCGTACAGATGACGCTCATCTTCACGCTCGCCTCACTCGCCGTGCCCCTCCCCCGCATCGGCGCCGAATTCCGGCTCGACCGCCCCCAGTTGATCCTGCTGAGCGCCGCCTACGGGCTGACTTTCGCCGGACTGCTCCTCTTCGGCGGACGCCTCGCGGACCGCTTCGGCGGGCGCCGGATCCTCACCACCGGACTGCTGCTCTTCGGCGCCGCCTCCGCCCTCGCGCCGCTCACCACCGGGTACGAGACGCTGCTCGCCACCCGGTTCGGGCAGGGCGTGGGCGCGGCGCTCGTCGCCCCCGCGGCGATGGCGCTGCTCCGGTCCCTGTTCCCCGAACCGGCCGCGTACGGCAGGGCGATGGCCACCTGGGGCGGGCTCTCCGTGCTCGGCGCGACGGCGGGGAACCTGCTCTCGGGGGTGATCGCGGGGGCCACGTCCTGGCGCGGCACGTTCGCGGTCCCGGTGGCGGTGACCCTCGTGGCCCTGCTCCTCGCGCCGCGCGTGCTGCCCGGAGCCGAACCCGGCAGGCCGACCGGGAAGGCCACGAAGAGCCGGTCCCTCGACCTCCCCGGCGCTCTGCTCGCCACCGCCGGGATCACGCTCGCCAGTTACGGGCTCGTCCTCACCGACGCCCACCCCTGGGGCTCCGCCCCGGTCCTCGCACCCCTCCTCGCCGGGCTCGTCCTCCTGGCCGCGTTCGGGGCCGTGGAGCGACGCACCGCCGACCCGCTCCTGCCGCCGGACTTCCTGCGCGACGGCCGGCGGGCCCTGGGCCTGGCGGCGATCGGCCTCACGGCGGCCGGCACGGCGACCGTCTTCGTGCTGCTCTCGCTCTCCTTCCAGCAGCAGCGCGGCTGGAACGCACCGGCGGCCTCCGCCGCGTTCGCGCCCTTCGCCGTCGCCCTGCTCGGCTCGGGACGGCTCGCGGGCCCGCTGATCGGGCGATACGGCCCCCGGCGCGTGACCGCGGCCGGGCTCGCGACGGCGGCGGCCGGGCTCGGACTGCTCGCCGCGACCGGCTTCGACACCTCCGTCCCGTACGCGTACGGGCTGCTCCCCGGCCTGCTCCTGCTGCCGGCCGGCGGCGCGCTGTCCTTCGCGGCCGCCGCCGTCCTGGCCACCGAGGGCGTCCCGGCGCACCGGGCGGGTCTGGCGGGCGGCGTCCTGAACACGGCGATGGAGCTCGGCCCGACCGTGGTCTTCGCCGCGCTGCTCACCCTCGGCGGGGACGCGGTGTCACTCGCGGCGGCCGCCGTCCTGTTCGCGGCACTCGCCGCCACCACGATCCGCACCGAGCAAGCCCGGTGA
- a CDS encoding TetR/AcrR family transcriptional regulator, translating to MARTKEFDPDAALQAALELFWARGYEATTMSDLVERLGVGRASIYATFGNKHDLYLKAMDRYLETRDPRLVEELSAPGPALPAVRTLVRRFAAEASADGERLNGCFVTNSAAELGPHDTAVARRVELSWEQVETLLYAALTRARAGGELPADRDPRALARMLLVLLQGIRVVGKASSDPARVRDAAEQALGLLD from the coding sequence GTGGCCAGGACCAAGGAATTCGATCCCGACGCCGCGCTCCAGGCCGCGCTCGAACTGTTCTGGGCGCGCGGCTACGAGGCGACGACGATGTCGGACCTCGTGGAGCGCCTCGGCGTCGGCCGGGCCAGCATCTACGCGACCTTCGGGAACAAGCACGATCTGTACCTGAAGGCGATGGACCGCTACCTGGAGACCCGCGATCCGCGGCTCGTCGAGGAGCTGTCGGCGCCGGGCCCGGCCCTGCCGGCCGTCCGCACGCTCGTACGGCGGTTCGCCGCCGAGGCGTCGGCCGACGGGGAGCGCCTGAACGGCTGTTTCGTCACCAACTCGGCGGCGGAACTGGGTCCGCACGACACGGCGGTGGCCCGCCGGGTCGAGCTCAGCTGGGAGCAGGTCGAGACGCTCCTGTACGCGGCGCTCACCCGGGCCCGCGCCGGGGGCGAGCTCCCGGCCGACCGGGACCCGCGGGCCCTGGCGCGGATGCTCCTGGTCCTGCTCCAGGGGATCCGGGTGGTCGGCAAGGCGTCGAGCGACCCGGCCAGGGTCAGGGACGCGGCGGAACAGGCGCTGGGCCTGCTGGACTGA